The following is a genomic window from Stenotrophomonas maltophilia.
CAGCCCGTTGAGCGGGCAGAGCGCCACGCCGGCCCCCGGCATGGCCGGCCCGGGCGGCGCCAGTACCTCGATGATCAAGCTGGGCGGTGCCACCGACATCTCGCGCGGCAACAGCAACGACCCCTTCCAGAACCAGAAGGAAGCGGTGCCGCAGCCGGTGGACCAGCAGCAGCGCGACAAGCAGCAGCTGGAGCAGCTGATGAAGGAGCTGCAGGAAGCGATCAGCAAGAGCCAGGCACTGGAGCCGTTCAAGGACCAGCTGCTGCTGGACCTGACCCCGGAAGGCCTGCGCATCCAGATCGTGGACAAGCAGAACCGGCCGATGTTCGACCTCGGCAGCGCCACGCTGAAGCCGTACACGCAGCAGATCCTGCACGAGCTGGCCAATTACCTGAACCATGTGCCGAACCGGATCAGCCTGACCGGCCACACCGACATCACCGCGTATTCGGCCGCACACGGCTACGGCAACTGGGAGCTGAGTGCCGACCGTGCCAACGCCGCACGGCGCGCACTGATCGACGGCGGCCTGGACGACGGCAAGATCACCCGCGTGGTCGGCCTGTCCTCGTCGGTGCTGTT
Proteins encoded in this region:
- the motB gene encoding flagellar motor protein MotB, giving the protein MAETKPTVIVRRVKKAGHAAHHGGSWKVAYADFVTAMMAFFLVLWLMATTNKNDRAAISEYFRNPSPLSGQSATPAPGMAGPGGASTSMIKLGGATDISRGNSNDPFQNQKEAVPQPVDQQQRDKQQLEQLMKELQEAISKSQALEPFKDQLLLDLTPEGLRIQIVDKQNRPMFDLGSATLKPYTQQILHELANYLNHVPNRISLTGHTDITAYSAAHGYGNWELSADRANAARRALIDGGLDDGKITRVVGLSSSVLFDKADPQNPINRRISIVVMTQAAEAAALAGAGPQVGLSAPTADPDVQAAQGEAH